A genomic stretch from Candidatus Methylomirabilota bacterium includes:
- a CDS encoding FAD-binding oxidoreductase yields MDLPRTANAVVIGGGVVGCSIAYHLARRGLRDVLVLEREAVGSGTTSKAAGGIRAQFPTETEIRFSLESIEVFERFREEFGVDPGYRQIGYLFLVSEAADLRGFEERIALQRRLGVDVRVITPAEARELVPALRVDDLIAAVWGPKDGLAGPAEVTAGFARRARELGARIVEGAEVTAIEVERGRVQGLRTSRGAVAAPLVINAAGPAAARVGRLAGLDLPVHPRRRHIFFTEPFPEIPGPVPLTTDRASGFYFRKELEQVLLSPGDVQDIGEDLVAPVDWGMVEEAVQKAVHRLPILEKARIAGGWAGLRPLTPDDHAIIGPAPGVEGFFLAVGFGGHGFQHSPATGRAVAGWVLDGKPSMDLALFDPGRFRHGAVAHDRGPDAE; encoded by the coding sequence ATGGACCTGCCCCGGACGGCGAATGCGGTCGTCATCGGCGGCGGCGTGGTCGGTTGCAGCATCGCCTACCATCTCGCCCGGCGGGGCCTGCGCGACGTGCTCGTGCTGGAGCGCGAGGCGGTCGGCTCGGGGACCACCAGCAAGGCCGCCGGCGGCATCCGCGCCCAGTTTCCCACCGAGACCGAGATCCGCTTCTCGCTCGAGAGCATCGAGGTCTTCGAGCGTTTTCGGGAGGAGTTCGGCGTCGACCCCGGCTACCGGCAGATCGGCTATCTCTTCCTCGTCTCCGAGGCGGCCGACCTCCGCGGGTTCGAGGAGCGCATCGCGCTGCAGCGACGCCTGGGCGTCGACGTGCGGGTGATCACCCCGGCCGAGGCCCGGGAGCTCGTCCCCGCGCTCCGCGTGGACGACCTGATCGCGGCCGTCTGGGGACCAAAAGACGGCTTGGCCGGCCCCGCCGAGGTGACGGCCGGGTTCGCCCGGCGCGCCCGCGAGCTGGGCGCCCGGATCGTCGAGGGCGCGGAGGTCACCGCCATCGAGGTCGAGCGCGGGCGCGTGCAGGGCCTGAGGACGTCCCGGGGCGCGGTCGCCGCACCGCTCGTGATCAACGCGGCCGGCCCCGCCGCCGCCCGCGTCGGGCGTCTGGCCGGCCTCGATCTTCCCGTGCATCCGCGCCGCCGTCACATCTTCTTCACCGAGCCCTTTCCCGAGATTCCCGGGCCGGTGCCGCTCACCACCGACCGCGCCAGCGGCTTCTACTTCCGCAAGGAGCTCGAGCAGGTGCTGCTGAGCCCGGGCGACGTCCAGGATATCGGCGAAGATCTGGTGGCTCCGGTGGACTGGGGCATGGTCGAGGAGGCCGTGCAGAAGGCGGTGCACCGGCTGCCGATCCTCGAGAAGGCGCGCATCGCCGGGGGCTGGGCGGGCCTCCGCCCGCTGACGCCGGACGATCACGCGATCATCGGGCCGGCGCCCGGCGTGGAGGGCTTCTTCCTGGCCGTCGGCTTCGGCGGCCACGGCTTCCAGCACTCCCCCGCCACCGGGCGCGCCGTCGCCGGGTGGGTGCTGGACGGCAAGCCGTCGATGGACCTCGCGCTCTTCGATCCGGGCCGCTTCCGGCACGGCGCCGTGGCCCACGATCGTGGTCCCGACGCCGAGTAG